A genomic window from Babylonia areolata isolate BAREFJ2019XMU chromosome 9, ASM4173473v1, whole genome shotgun sequence includes:
- the LOC143285500 gene encoding VPS9 domain-containing protein 1-like, whose amino-acid sequence MDQSLASVMRNINDALRLDDDSHDKEAYQKYLDCVLCITCNLQQYVRTMGGDVVITKQVTKQVKLAQQCVERVAVLVEKIGSTQKPVVLTSPPEEITQAVVRPKPFVVVPPLPAEPTANTFARAKVNSPMEVAYKQNQQLMAAYKARLKRMNKRDPGAFNLSLTIQRKMAENLAIAKRMEMALAKKMQERQERLEEQAAKRFATPIGMSQEEQEQRQIYKKILEYEQDAKWLQAWRGRLASSSREPELICQLIQEILRCRDHPLTVLLRQYQYRIYEKIYPLVVNKRQRLEGITVPLPQSLWPPEMCPAAGKDRSWSGGGSGGEGREEEDEGFQTDQDTVSRSSSTQEEDAARADREDNQEVLAAVQEEVVNQGGVVSGDLDPFPGEKGTGGACVERGDLNCGDSMSDSDKSMVDDGTVADDHSQVFAHTGHQEERNVSEKPAEDVSTDQPVSEVDANNVTGVISDNNSESVKSTADSLDGQNRSPESSDKTSSKTAEETDKENTVAPECAAGSSMSQVIEDTKDKLSSAISKGQHLQTQLMSQQERAAGILRQISQDYEKYNEENMDDLFDEEEEEEEKPVSHPEDQPTIEQPHRPSELHQPSLSFSVSSQSSLGDPDALDSGCGSVSSASDFPSLPPVEEDRSEIQRMSKEAYQRHLKNISADVHQYMEKLLILFTIAYEQLDSPQGRDQCYASLEETFFKPLWKFLIMLFRLANYQEEVLVACKMTQKCGAGPRDMGVTDKLCLVPLDRKDPSPSSPPGEGQVQPYAQAISHLTCIQNHYTMLSKLECVVKVVHLIFDSIKEFYISQGCAPSDVPNVGADDLLPVMSYVVMQSRLPQLVSECQAMAEFIHEGYMMGQEGYCLTTLETAVSFIVTSDLSEPISPT is encoded by the exons GAGGGGATGTGGTGATCACCAAGCAAGTCACCAAGCAAGTCAAGCTGGCTCAGCAGTGTGTCGAAAGAGTCGCTGTCCTGGTGGAGAAAATAG GGTCCACCCAAAAGCCAGTGGTGCTGACATCTCCACCGGAGGAGATAACACAGGCTGTGGTGAGACCCAAACCCTTTGTGGTCGTCCCTCCCCTGCCTGCTGAACCCACCGCCAACACCTTCGCCAG AGCGAAAGTGAACTCCCCCATGGAGGTGGCGTACAAACAGAACCAGCAGCTCATGGCTGCCTACAAAGCTCGCCTGAAGCGCATGAATAAAAGAGATCCCGGTGCTTTTAACCTg AGTTTGACCATACAGAGGAAAATGGCTGAAAACCTTGCCATTGCCAAAAGGATGGAAATGGCG CTGGCAAAGAAGATGCAGGAAAGACAGGAAAGGCTGGAAGAGCAGGCTGCCAA GAGGTTTGCCACGCCCATTGGCATGTCTCAGGAGGAGCAGGAACAACGGCAGATCTACAAAAAGATCCTGGAATATGAGCAAGATGCA AAATGGCTACAGGCATGGCGGGGAAGGTTGGCGTCAAGTTCCCGGGAACCGGAACTGATCTGTCAGCTGATCCAGGAGATCCTGCGTTGCCGTGACCACCCGCTGACCGTGCTGCTCCGACAGTACCAGTACAGGATCTATGAGAAGATCTACCCCCTGGTGGTCAACAAGAGGCAGCGCCTGGAGGGCATTACCGTGCCCCTGCCCCAGTCGCTGTGGCCCCCAGAGATGTGCCCTGCTGCGGGGAAGGACAGGtcgtggagtggtggtggtagtggaggggaggggagggaggaggaggacgaaggctTCCAGACGGACCAGGACACGGTGTCCCGTTCCTCCAGCACACAGGAAGAGGACGCTGCACGTGCAGACCGCGAAGACAACCAGGAAGTGTTGGCCGCTGTGCAGGAAGAGGTGGTAAACCAAGGTGGTGTTGTGTCGGGTGACCTTGACCCCTTCCCTGGAGAGAAAGGAACAGGCGGTGCCTGTGTGGAAAGAGGCGATTTGAACTGTGGTGATTCTATGTCTGACTCTGACAAGAGCATGGTGGATGACGGCACTGTTGCCGATGATCACAGTCAGGTCTTCGCTCACACAGGGCATCAGGAAGAAAGGAATGTGTCTGAAAAGCCTGCAGAGGATGTATCAACCGATCAGCCTGTGAGTGAAGTTGATGCAAACAATGTGACTGGTGTCATCAGTGACAACAACTCAGAAAGTGTCAAGTCTACAGCTGATTCTCTGGATGGGCAAAACAGGTCACCGGAAAGCAGTGATAAAACAAGTTCAAAAACAGctgaagaaacagacaaagaaaatacAGTCGCTCCTGAATGTGCTGCGGGAAGCTCCATGAGTCAGGTGATTGAAGACACAAAGGACAAGTTGTCAAGTGCTATCTCCAAAGGGCAACACCTTCAGACGCAGCTGATGTCACAGCAGGAACGAGCCGCTGGAATCCTCCGCCAAATATCGCAGGACTATGAGAAGTACAATGAAGAAAATATGGACGATTTgttcgatgaagaagaagaagaggaagaaaaacctGTCAGTCACCCTGAGGATCAGCCCACAATTGAACAGCCCCACCGACCCTCAGAACTCCACCagccttctctgtctttttctgtctcttcccaGTCCTCCTTGGGAGACCCAGATGCTCTGGACTCTGGATGTGGTTCTGTCAGCTCTGCCTCAGACTTCCCCAGCCTGCCCCCAGTGGAGGAGGACCGGTCAGAAATCCAACGGATGTCGAAGGAAGCCTACCAGAGACACTTGAAAAATATCTCTGCTGATGTGCACCAGTACATGGAGAAGCTGCTGATCCTGTTCACCATCGCCTATGAGCAGCTGGACTCCCCCCAGGGCAGGGACCAGTGCTATGCCTCATTGGAGGAGACCTTTTTCAAGCCTTTGTGGAAGTTCCTCATCATGTTGTTCAG ACTGGCCAACTACCAAGAGGAGGTGTTGGTGGCCTGCAAGATGACCCAGAAATGCGGGGCAGGGCCCAGAGACATGGGCGTGACGGACAAGCTGTGTCTGGTGCCCCTGGACAGAAAGGACCCCTCCCCCTCGTCACCACCAGGTGAGGGCCAGGTGCAGCCCTACGCCCAGGCCATCAGCCACCTGACCTGCATCCAGAACCACTACACCATGCTCAGCAAActggagtgtgtgg TGAAGGTAGTTCACCTGATATTTGACAGCATCAAGGAGTTCTACATCAGCCAGGGGTGTGCGCCATCAGATGTGCCCAATGT GGGTGCGGACGATTTGCTGCCTGTGATGAGTTACGTGGTGATGCAGTCCCGACTCCCACAGTTGGTGTCTGAGTGTCAGGCCATGGCAGAGTTCATACATGAAGG TTACATGATGGGTCAGGAGGGTTACTGCCTCACCACCTTGGAAACGGCAGTGTCCTTCATTGTGACCTCTGACCTCAGCGAACCAATCTCCCCTACCTAA